The Cytobacillus oceanisediminis genomic interval GAAAGAATGCCTTATTCTATAAATAATTTTTCTTGGAGGATGAGCTATGTCCGTTTTGCCTGAAGAAAGGAAAAATGAAATATTAAAAGAACTTAAGAAGACTGGAAAAGTAAAAGTCGTGGAGTTAGTTGAGCAATTTCAGGTTTCTGAAGAAACGATTCGACGCGATTTGATGATCTTAGAGGAAAAAGGATTATTAAAAAGGGTTTACGGAGGAGCGATTCATGCCGTTTTTCAATCTGAAGAGCCCCCTTTTCTCCAGCGTACTACTGTGAATCAAGATGCGAAAGTGAAGGTTGGCAAAAAAGCTGTGGAACTCATTTCTGACGGAGATGTGATTTCCATTGATGTGGGAACAACCATGCTCGAATTTGCTAAGCAGATTGAAAAGAAAAAGGATATTACCATTATCACCAATTCTCTTCCTGTATCATCCGTGTTGACGGAATCTATCAATCAAAATATGTTCACAGGTCAAGTGTTATTGCTTGGCGGACAAATTGATCCAAAGCACCAATCGATTTGTGGAAGTTTTACTGAACAAATGCTGAATCAATTTAATATCGATAAAGCTTTCATCTCAGCGGGCGGTTTTTCTATTCAAAAAGGAGTTAGTAATTATCATTTACATGAAACTTTGGTTTCTCGCAAGATGGTTGAAGTATCTAAGCAAGTGATATTGCTAACGGATTCCTCCAAAATTGGCGTTGATACTTTTAGTAAAGTTTGTCCTTTAGAAAAAATTGATGTAGTTGTCTGTGAACACCCTTTTCCAGAGGTATGGAAGGATCATCAAGAATTAGGGAAGATGAATTGGATTCAAGCTTGATCCATGTCCTCCCTTTAAGTAGAGAAGTATGCTTAAGCAAAGGAGCATTATTTTATGAGTTTTATTGCAATAGATTTAGATGGAACATTATTGAACGACCAGAATGAAATTAGTGAAGAAAATATAAAGGCGATTCAATCCGCTCAAGAAAAAGGTTTTGAAGTAGTGATTTCAACAGGGCGTGCCTATTTTGATGTTCAAATGATTTGCGAAAAAGCTGGAATATCTCCGTTTGTCATCGGGACAAATGGAGCAACCATTCATGCGAAAAATGGAGAATGTATTTCCTCTATTGCTCTAGCGAAAGATTGTGTTGAATCTATTCTTCAATGGCTGGATGAACGAAATTATTATTACGAGGTGTTTACGGATCAAGCAATTTATGCACCTAAAAAAAGAAGACAGGATTTCTATAATGAGATTCATAGTTTGAAAAGCTCGGATTTAGATAAGGATATGAAAGAATTGGTTGCAGAAGCGGAGAGGCAATTTGATCAGTTTGGATATGTAATCGTTGAAAGCTACCAGGATATTCTAGATCAAGCGGAAGAATTCAATAATATTTTGGCATGTTCTTTTGACAAAATGAAATTGGAGGAAGCATGGAATCAATTTAGGATGAATGGTGAGTTAATGGTTGTTTCATCTGCCAATCATAACATTGAAATTACGAATAAAAGAGCAACAAAAGGAATGGCCCTTGAAAAATTGGCGTTCATGCTGAATGGCACCTTAGAGCGGGCTATGGCCATAGGAGACAGCAACAATGATATATCCATGTTCGAAAAAGTTGGATACAATGTGGCGATGGGAAATGCGAAAGATGAGATCAAAGCGGTTTGTACAATGACAACCCTTTCGAACGTTGAGAATGGGGTAGCGTATGCAATCAGTCGATATATGGAAAGTTTTGCTGCTGCAAAATAGATGTCAATGCCGGAAGGAGAGAACTAGATATGGCATGGATCTATCTTATCATGGCAGGGCTTTTAGAAATTGTTTGGGTAATCGGTCTTAAATATTCACATGGATTTACCATCCTGATCCCTAGTATCATAACAGTTGCGTTAATACTCTTAAGCTTCTTTTTACTTTCAAAATCGTTCCATTCCGTTCCTTTAGGAACTGGCTACTCCGTTTTTACTGGATTAGGAACGGTGGGAACAGTCGCAGCCGGGATGCTTTTTTGGGGAGAGACTATTAATCTATTGAAACTATTTTTTGTCGCGTTAATGATCGCAGGGATCATTGGACTAAAAATAAGCCAGGCGAAACCTAAAACATGAAAGGAAGTATATGATAGGTAAAGGGTTAGGTGAGGTGATGATTATATGGATTGGTTTTTTCTTCTTATTGCCGGCATTGCCGAGATTGGAAGTGTGATCAGTCTGAAGCGTGCAGATGGGTTTAAAAAATGGCCTTCTACGGTCAGTTGTCTTGTTTGCGGAAGTTTAAGCTTTTATTTTCTTTCTTTGTCAGTAACATCCCTTCCAGTGGGGACTGCTTATGCAATATGGACTGGCATAGGCGCTGTCGGCAGTGTTTTAGCCGGCATGATCCTCTTTAATGAACCTAGAAGTTTAAGGTCAACGATATGGATTATGTGTATTATTGCAGGAGCTGTCGGTGTTAAAATAACTTCAGGGCATTAAGGTCCCGTTTGGAGGGGAGAAGAGAGATGAAATCGATTCAAGATTGGATAAAAGAATATCCTTTAATAGGCGAGTTGGCAGCTGTAAAGGAGGTATTTTGGGCAAACCCGAAAAAGGAACCATTTCAAACAGGAGTTAAGAAACTTCCGCTTAATGAGAATGATGTAAAAGATGCAGAGGAAAGGCTGAAGCGTTTTGCTTCTTACATCGCAAAGGTTTTTCCGGAAACTAGAAAACATGGAGGTATCATTGAATCTCCTATTGTCTCTATTCCGGCGATGCGTCAAAAATTATCACAGTTGTATGATCATCCATTAGAAGGGGAATTTTTGCTGAAATGTGACAGTCATCTTCCGATTTCAGGTTCCATTAAAGCACGCGGCGGCATTTACGAAGTATTGAAACACGCAGAAACATTGGCGATTCAACATGGTTTATTATCAATAGAGGATGATTATTCGATCCTTGATAAGGAGAAATTCAGAAACTTCTTTTCCGAATACTCCATTGCCGTCGGATCTACGGGCAATTTAGGGTTAAGTATAGGCATAATGAGTGCCAAATTAGGTTTTAAAGTAACAGTCCATATGTCTGCAGATGCAAAGGAATGGAAGAAAGATCTCCTTAAAAGCAAAGGAGTAACGGTGATCGAATATAAGGAAGATTACAGCAAAGCGGTCGAAGAGGGGCGCAAACAGGCTGATAGTGATCCGAATTGCTACTTCATTGACGACGAGAACTCTCGCGATTTGTTTTTAGGATATGCAGTGGCAGCCATTCGCTTAAAAAAACAATTAGAAGATCTGAATGTTACAGTAGATGAAAACCATCCGCTATTTGTTTACCTTCCATGCGGAGTAGGCGGCGGACCGGGGGGAGTCGCTTTTGGTTTAAAATTAATGTATCAAGATCAAGTACATTGCTTCTTTGCAGAACCTACTCATTCTCCATGTATGCTGCTTGGACTCGTAACAGGAATGCATGATAAAGTATCGGTCCAAGACTTTGGAATTGACAACATCACATCAGCTGACGGCCTTGCCGTTGGAAGACCATCAGGATTCGTTGGTCAAACGATTGAGCCTTTATTAAGCGGAAGCTATACGGTAAGTGATCATGAATTATTTAAACTATTAAGCGCATTGGCCGATACAGAAAATATTCATCTTGAGCCTTCCGCATTGGCAGGTGTAATAGGTCCAGTAAAGTTATCGACTGAGAAGCAAGGGAAAGAATATGTACAAAATCATAACTTAAAAGATCAAATGAAAAATGCTGTCCATCTCATGTGGGCGACTGGCGGCAGTATGGTTCCGAAAGAAATAATGGACGAATATTATAAAAAAGGAGCAGAGATATTATTCAAAAGGAGTCAGAATCTATCACCCTGAATACAGAAATTTAACCTGCTCCTTATAAAACAAACTTATGAACTCGTCAATCGGCGAGTTCTATTTTTTTTGAAACATTACCATTTATGTTAACCGTTTTTGATATGCCACTAGGATCCATAATGAAATACCTATTTAATAACAGGAATTCCTATTTTATATGTATGACGATGGCTGCTTGCATTATTAAACAATAAAAAAGCAAACGGAAACGGATCCGTTTGCTTTAGGATTTAACGATAGTTAACGAACTGGACATCAACAGTCAAATCAGCCTCTTTAACTGCAGCTATAATCTTCTGAAGATCATCGCGGTTTTTGCCGGTTACACGGACCTGATCATCCTGAACCTGGCTCTTCACCTTTAAACCGCTGTTTTTAATAAGGGTATTAATCTTCTTGGCATTTTCTTTATCAATTCCCTGAACAAGCTTTGCTCTTTGGCGTACTGTTCCGCCTGATGCCCCTTCAATTTTGCTGTAATCAAGATTTTTTACAGGAATGCCCCTTTTTATCAATTTACCCAATAAAACATCTTTAAGCTGTTCCAGTTTAAATTCGTCATCAGATAGAAGCACGAGCTCTTCTTTATCCAGCTTTATATCACTTTTGCTGCCTTTAAAGTCATAGCGGGTGGAGATTTCCTTCATGGCAATATTAATGGCATTGGTTACTTCAGAAAAGTCAACTTTGGATACAATATCAAATGAGCTTTCTTTAGACATGACAGCCTCCTTGGAGATAACATTTTAAGTTTCACTTCTTGTCCTTATTATAGTAAAATATAGCAGTTCAAACAACTTTAGGAGTTATGTGATCTTAATTGGGAAAGATTTAATATAATGAATATTTGTTTACTGGAAACTAAGAAGGAGGAAAAGGGATGGCTTTAGAAGAGAATTTAGGCCGTGCTGCTAAGCTGATTGTTTCAAGGGAAGCGGCATTTGGCTATTTTTTGACGGATGGAGAGGAAGATGTTCTTCTTCATCAGAACGAGACGGATGAAAAGCTGGAAGAAGGACAGGAAGTCGAGGCTTTCCTTTATATGGACTCACAGGGAAGAATCGCAGCAACGACAGTGATTCCGGAGGTTCAGGTTGGCACATATGGATGGGCGCAAGTAAGTGATGTAAAGCCCGGCATCGGTGTATTCATCAACATTGGCATTCAGAAGGACATGCTCCTTGGGGAGGAGGATCTGCCTGTACATGAAGCCGTCTGGCCGATTGAAGGAGATAGATTATACATTACGCTCCGTGTGAATAAGAATAACAGAATTTATGTAAAAATGGCTACTGATCCTGTGATTACAGATATATCACTAAAAGCAGCCAAAAGCGATTTTAATAAGAATATCCACGGACATATATATAGAACTGCAAAGGTTGGGAGCTGGATTTATACAGCTGAGGGCTTTAAAGGCTTTATCCATGAATCCCAGCGCAAAAGGGAGCCCCGTCTTGGCGAAAAAATTGAAGGGCGAATTGTTGATGTGAAAGAAGACGGAACAGTGAATGTTTCTCTTATCCCAAGAAAACATGAGGTACTGGACGATGATTCCGAAAAAATCCTATCTTATCTTGAAAGCCGCAATGGTGCAATGCCATTTGGCGATAAAAGCGCGCCAGAAGATATACAGGAGCGTTTTCAGCTAAGCAAAGCTTCTTTTAAAAGGGCTTTGGGCAGGCTTATGAAGGAAGGCAAGGTTTATCAGGAAGAAGGATGGACATATATAAAGAAAGACTAATTCACTCGAATAACAATCTAAAGCGGACAAGCTATTGCTTGCCCGTTTTATTATTATAAATGGTCTGTCTTTTTGGAATATTGGTTTTTCCCGGCTTTGCGGTTTTTCTCCCGCATCATATTTTTTTCGTGAAGAAGCGCATTATTGTCTTTTGCTTTTTTATCATTATCGGAAGTATGCGGCATAATAAAAATACTCCTTTCATACTGATAGGTTTATCCTTCAGAATATAACTGAAGTACAATCATATTGTCTGTCAGAATGAAATGGAGTATGTATTCTTCACTTAAGGTTTATTTTTGCTTTTGGTAGAAAATTGCAATTGTTCCTGGACCCGTATGAGACCCGATTGCAGAGCCTATGGATGTAATATAGACTTCTTTGGCTTTAAGCTCTTCCAGGATTAATTTTTGCATTTCAAGAGCTGTGTCTTCATCATCAGCATGGCTGATGCCGACAGTCTGATTCTCAAACGCAGTCCCATTTTCTTTCATCAGTTCAATAACGCGGCGAAGAAGCTTTTTCTTGCCGCGCAGTTTCTCAATCGGTACAAGTTTGCCATCTTCTACTGTTAAAAGAGGTTTAATGTTCAAAAGTCCGCCTAGAAATGCGGAAGCTTTAGAAACACGGCCGCCTTTTGCCAGATATTCGAGATCATTTACAGTGAATAAACTCTCGAGATGCTGGCAGCGAAATTCGATATCTTTCTGGATGTCGACCTTGGATGAGCCTGATTGAGCTTTAGCAGCAGCAGCCTTCACAATTAATCCATATCCCAATGAAGCAGCCTTGGAATCGATAATGGATAATTTGAAATCCGGGTATTTCTCTTTTACCTGCTCCAAAATCATTACAGCAGTCTGGTATGTACCTGAAAGTCCGGAGGAAAAAGAAATATAAATGCCGTCTTCATTTTGTTCTGCCATTTTCATGAACGTTTCCTCAAAAAGGAGAGGGGATACCTGAGATGTTTTAGGCACCTGGCCTTCACGTATAGCATCATAAACATCCTTAGGTTCTATGGTGACTAAATCTTCAAATTCTGTATCATTCAGTTGAACCTTTAATGGAAAAAGTGTGACGCCATTTTCTTCATAGAAGCTTAGCGGCAGATCACACGCACTGTCAGCTAGAATTTTTACTGACATTTTCTTTCACCTGCTTTCAAACTATATGAATTAAGTTTATAGAAATCAAGGAGAAAAAACAATGAATTGTGTTGAAAATGACACTGACTGGGTAAAGAAAATAATAAGATAATTCAGGGGGTAAAAAATGGTTTGGTTAGAAACTAAGAAAGTATTTATTGTTTTGATTGGGGCGATATTGAACGCGATTGCGATGAATTTTTTTCTGATACCTGCCAATGTATATGCGAGCGGTTTTACAGGTGTGGCACAGCTCTTATCAAGCATTCTGGGGGATTTTGGATCAACAGGGATCCTGCTTTTCATTCTAAATATTCCTGTCACCATATTAGCCTGGAAAAAGGTTGGAAGGTCGTTTACCATTTATAGTTTTCTAAGCGTATTCTTAATGTCTTTTTTCTTGGAAATTATACCGGTAATTCATGTATCAAAAGATATTTTGCTTAATGCAGTTTTTGGAGGTGTCATTGCGGCTGTTGGTGTAGGGATAACACTTAAATGGGGGGCTTCCACAGGAGGAATGGATATCATTGCGATGGTATTGTCCCGAATGAAAGACAAGCCTGTCGGTACATACTTTTTCACACTTAACGCCATTATTATAATAACAGCCGGCTTTTTGTATGGATGGGAAAAAGCTTTATACACTCTTGTTACCCTTTATGCCTCAACCAGGGTCATTGATGCCATTCATACAAGACATGAAAAACTGACAGCACTGATTATAACGAAAAAATCGGAAGAAATGAAAAAAGCCATCCATGACCATCTTGTCAGGGGGATTACAACCATTCCTGCAAAGGGGGCTTTTACAAATGAAAACAAGGAAATGATGATGATTGTCATCACCCGTTACGAGTTATTTGACCTTGAAAGAATTATTAAAGAAGTGGATCCGAATGCCTTTACAAATATTGTCCAAACAGCTGGTGTCTATGGTTTCTTCCGCAGGGATTAAATGAATGGAGGGATGAAGAATGCTTCGGCTTTTGGCTGCTGCTGCTCTAATTATTTTCACTATGCCTTTGCAAAGTTTTGAAGCTTCTAAACAGGAAATGCCATTTGATTTTAAAGTAATACCTCAAGCAGGAACGAAAAGCATGGAGATAGAACTGCTTCTGGGTAATACTGCCAATTACCCGCTGAGCTTTGAGTTTAGGACGTCCCAATTTTACGAAGTGGAAATTTTCAATCAAAAAGGCGAAAAGGTATATTCCTCTTCAGAAGGTAAAGCGTTTTTACAAGCTATACAGACCATTGCCGTCAAACCGGATGAAATCAAGGTATGGAAAGAGCATTGGGATTATCGGCATAATGGCAAAAGAGTTAAGGAAGGGAAGTACAGTGTAAAAGCCAAGCTTTTGGCATCAAACTTAAATGGCAAAGGATTGGAGACCAAAGCGGAATCAGAAGCCTCAGTATTTATCCCAGGACAAAATCCTGCCTTTCGCCATGTTGAGGTTTCTGGAGAGAACGGCTTATATACAATATCAATAGAAGGGCGTCTAAAAAGCGGAAAGCTATGGTATACAGTTGAAGATGGCCATAATGAACTGCAGGGTGAAAAGGGCGTATCAGCACTTTCAAATGACTGGGAGAACTTTAAGTTAAAAATAAACATTCCTGCTGATAAACTGCCTGAAAACGGATCAGTGATTTTGCATTTATATGAAAAAAGCCATGAAGACGGACATATTATTAATTCCTTTCCTGTTATCCTGGAAAGGAGGTAAAAAAGAAGCTGGCAGCCATCGAGGCTGCCAGCTTCTTTTTAGCGATTCTGCGAATATTGTTCCAGCTCCTGCTGCATCTCCCGCAGCTGTGCCTGTTCAGCCGCAGTGGAGTTGGCAAACGCGGAACTTAAAGCATTTTTCGCGCGGGAAACAGTTTCTTCGCCTGCAGAATTTTTAGCTATTTCCACATATTCTCTGGCTTCCTGAAATAATCTGTTTCCCATCGTTATATTCCTCCGAGGGATGATTCTTTCACATTAGCTAATTTTTGGGCTTCCGCCTCTGCATAGGTCATGTGGTACGGGATACGTTCATCATGCTTACTAACAGTATCAACACCCTGTTGTACGAAGCGTTTTGATTTATTACGTTTACCCATTCGAATCCCCTCCATGAAAGAGTTTGAAGCAGCATTGTGCTGCTCCATCCTTTAGTATGCTCTAAAGGAATGATTTAAAAAGGGTATTTAATGGCCTGATTACTATTTAATTCTTTTTGTTCATTTGCTTATAGTGCTTTAAGGTTTAATAATTCATTTAAATAGATTCCGATTCCATCTTCCTCGTTGGTTAAGGTGACTTCATTGGCAATATTTTTCACCTGGTCAATAGCATTGCCCATGGCAATCCCGTAGCCTGCAAATTCAAGCATTTCAAGATCATTGTCTTCATCACCGAAAGCGATGATCCGCTCAGGCGGTATTTGGAAGTAATCAGCTGCTTTTTGAAGGCCAACGGCTTTATTCAGCCCGGTTTTGACGATTTCTATGACATGCCATGGAGCCGCCCAGCGACGGTGGTCAATCACTTCGGCATGAACTTCAGAAAGATGATTTCTAATGGTCTTTACATGTTCCTCATCTGTATGGATCAGCATGCTTGTCGGATTATCATTGAGATAATTGCGCAAATCACCAGTCGTAATTTTTGGATCGCCAAAACCGAAGATATCCAGAAGCTTTTCATCATGGTAATGCAGGTAAACATCATCTATAACTTCTGCTACAATATTATGAACTGTATAGCTATTAACGGCTTCGACAATTTCTTTTGCTACATTCATTTGGAGTGGTGTGTGGTAGACTCCCCAATTATGATCTTTAGGATGATGTATGTATGCACCATTGAAATTGACAATTGGCGTAGTCAATCCCATTTCACGATAGTAAATTTCGCTGGAGCGAAATGGCCTTCCGGTGGCAATCATCACTTCGTGTCCTTGTTCCCGTGCCTTTTGAATAATCATTTTAGTTTTAGCTGAGATGGTTTTGTCATCTTTTAATAATGTGCCATCAAGGTCCAGTGCAATTAAATGTTTTTCTGCCATAAGATCTCCTTTTAAGCGCTCAGCACTTTTTAATAAGAATAAAACTGCAGTTAGCGGACTGCAGCCAATTGCTTATCTTGAAGTATGCCCCGCTTTTCTTTTAAGTGTAAAGGTTTTGGAAAAAAAAAATCTACGTGTTAAACTGAAAAAATAGAAAGAATTAACATTAAGACAAGAGCGTAAGCTTTTACAAAATCATTTTATACATATATGTTATCAATATTATTATAATTTTGTAAAAAAAATTCACTTTTGCCCTAACAGATTTAGGAGGAGAACTGTGGTTGTTATTGAACATAAGCATATCAAAGAAATTCCTGTTCTTGAACTCGCCAGACAGGAAGTAAAAGGGGAACGCTTGCCTTTTATTATTTTCGTTCATGGCTTTACGAGTGCCAAAGAACATAATCTGCATTATGCCTATCTGCTTGCTGAAAAAGGGTTCAGGGTGGTGCTTCCGGATACCCTATTTCATGGGGAAAGATCTGAAGGTATATCAGGCAGCGATTTAAATTTCAAGCTATGGGATATTGTTCTGAATACCATTGCGGAATTGAACATAATCAGGAATGCCTATGAGGATGCAGATTTGATCGACCAGGGAAGAATAGGGCTTGTGGGCACCTCCATGGGAGGAATAGTCACTTTGGGCGCCTTGACCCAGTTTGAGTGGGTCAAAGCTGCAGTAAGCCTTATGGGTATGCCGTATTATGAAAAATTTGCTCAGCTTCAGCTGGATGAATTGAAGAAGAATAATATAAAAATTCCGCTTTCCAATGAAGAACTAGCAGATCTGCTGGGAACTTTAAGGGAGCGGGATCTAAGTCTTCAGCCTGAAAAGCTTGGAGGAAGACCGCTTATGTTCTGGCATGGCAAAAAAGACCCGGTTGTGCCTTATTCCTATACATACCAATTTTATGA includes:
- a CDS encoding DeoR/GlpR family DNA-binding transcription regulator; the protein is MSVLPEERKNEILKELKKTGKVKVVELVEQFQVSEETIRRDLMILEEKGLLKRVYGGAIHAVFQSEEPPFLQRTTVNQDAKVKVGKKAVELISDGDVISIDVGTTMLEFAKQIEKKKDITIITNSLPVSSVLTESINQNMFTGQVLLLGGQIDPKHQSICGSFTEQMLNQFNIDKAFISAGGFSIQKGVSNYHLHETLVSRKMVEVSKQVILLTDSSKIGVDTFSKVCPLEKIDVVVCEHPFPEVWKDHQELGKMNWIQA
- a CDS encoding Cof-type HAD-IIB family hydrolase; the protein is MSFIAIDLDGTLLNDQNEISEENIKAIQSAQEKGFEVVISTGRAYFDVQMICEKAGISPFVIGTNGATIHAKNGECISSIALAKDCVESILQWLDERNYYYEVFTDQAIYAPKKRRQDFYNEIHSLKSSDLDKDMKELVAEAERQFDQFGYVIVESYQDILDQAEEFNNILACSFDKMKLEEAWNQFRMNGELMVVSSANHNIEITNKRATKGMALEKLAFMLNGTLERAMAIGDSNNDISMFEKVGYNVAMGNAKDEIKAVCTMTTLSNVENGVAYAISRYMESFAAAK
- a CDS encoding DMT family transporter, coding for MAWIYLIMAGLLEIVWVIGLKYSHGFTILIPSIITVALILLSFFLLSKSFHSVPLGTGYSVFTGLGTVGTVAAGMLFWGETINLLKLFFVALMIAGIIGLKISQAKPKT
- a CDS encoding DMT family transporter, whose translation is MDWFFLLIAGIAEIGSVISLKRADGFKKWPSTVSCLVCGSLSFYFLSLSVTSLPVGTAYAIWTGIGAVGSVLAGMILFNEPRSLRSTIWIMCIIAGAVGVKITSGH
- a CDS encoding D-serine ammonia-lyase is translated as MKSIQDWIKEYPLIGELAAVKEVFWANPKKEPFQTGVKKLPLNENDVKDAEERLKRFASYIAKVFPETRKHGGIIESPIVSIPAMRQKLSQLYDHPLEGEFLLKCDSHLPISGSIKARGGIYEVLKHAETLAIQHGLLSIEDDYSILDKEKFRNFFSEYSIAVGSTGNLGLSIGIMSAKLGFKVTVHMSADAKEWKKDLLKSKGVTVIEYKEDYSKAVEEGRKQADSDPNCYFIDDENSRDLFLGYAVAAIRLKKQLEDLNVTVDENHPLFVYLPCGVGGGPGGVAFGLKLMYQDQVHCFFAEPTHSPCMLLGLVTGMHDKVSVQDFGIDNITSADGLAVGRPSGFVGQTIEPLLSGSYTVSDHELFKLLSALADTENIHLEPSALAGVIGPVKLSTEKQGKEYVQNHNLKDQMKNAVHLMWATGGSMVPKEIMDEYYKKGAEILFKRSQNLSP
- a CDS encoding YajQ family cyclic di-GMP-binding protein, which gives rise to MSKESSFDIVSKVDFSEVTNAINIAMKEISTRYDFKGSKSDIKLDKEELVLLSDDEFKLEQLKDVLLGKLIKRGIPVKNLDYSKIEGASGGTVRQRAKLVQGIDKENAKKINTLIKNSGLKVKSQVQDDQVRVTGKNRDDLQKIIAAVKEADLTVDVQFVNYR
- a CDS encoding CvfB family protein; amino-acid sequence: MALEENLGRAAKLIVSREAAFGYFLTDGEEDVLLHQNETDEKLEEGQEVEAFLYMDSQGRIAATTVIPEVQVGTYGWAQVSDVKPGIGVFINIGIQKDMLLGEEDLPVHEAVWPIEGDRLYITLRVNKNNRIYVKMATDPVITDISLKAAKSDFNKNIHGHIYRTAKVGSWIYTAEGFKGFIHESQRKREPRLGEKIEGRIVDVKEDGTVNVSLIPRKHEVLDDDSEKILSYLESRNGAMPFGDKSAPEDIQERFQLSKASFKRALGRLMKEGKVYQEEGWTYIKKD
- a CDS encoding DUF3941 domain-containing protein; this translates as MPHTSDNDKKAKDNNALLHEKNMMREKNRKAGKNQYSKKTDHL
- a CDS encoding DegV family protein encodes the protein MSVKILADSACDLPLSFYEENGVTLFPLKVQLNDTEFEDLVTIEPKDVYDAIREGQVPKTSQVSPLLFEETFMKMAEQNEDGIYISFSSGLSGTYQTAVMILEQVKEKYPDFKLSIIDSKAASLGYGLIVKAAAAKAQSGSSKVDIQKDIEFRCQHLESLFTVNDLEYLAKGGRVSKASAFLGGLLNIKPLLTVEDGKLVPIEKLRGKKKLLRRVIELMKENGTAFENQTVGISHADDEDTALEMQKLILEELKAKEVYITSIGSAIGSHTGPGTIAIFYQKQK
- a CDS encoding YitT family protein, whose translation is MVWLETKKVFIVLIGAILNAIAMNFFLIPANVYASGFTGVAQLLSSILGDFGSTGILLFILNIPVTILAWKKVGRSFTIYSFLSVFLMSFFLEIIPVIHVSKDILLNAVFGGVIAAVGVGITLKWGASTGGMDIIAMVLSRMKDKPVGTYFFTLNAIIIITAGFLYGWEKALYTLVTLYASTRVIDAIHTRHEKLTALIITKKSEEMKKAIHDHLVRGITTIPAKGAFTNENKEMMMIVITRYELFDLERIIKEVDPNAFTNIVQTAGVYGFFRRD
- a CDS encoding BsuPI-related putative proteinase inhibitor, producing MLRLLAAAALIIFTMPLQSFEASKQEMPFDFKVIPQAGTKSMEIELLLGNTANYPLSFEFRTSQFYEVEIFNQKGEKVYSSSEGKAFLQAIQTIAVKPDEIKVWKEHWDYRHNGKRVKEGKYSVKAKLLASNLNGKGLETKAESEASVFIPGQNPAFRHVEVSGENGLYTISIEGRLKSGKLWYTVEDGHNELQGEKGVSALSNDWENFKLKINIPADKLPENGSVILHLYEKSHEDGHIINSFPVILERR
- a CDS encoding DUF3813 domain-containing protein, with the translated sequence MGNRLFQEAREYVEIAKNSAGEETVSRAKNALSSAFANSTAAEQAQLREMQQELEQYSQNR
- a CDS encoding Cof-type HAD-IIB family hydrolase is translated as MAEKHLIALDLDGTLLKDDKTISAKTKMIIQKAREQGHEVMIATGRPFRSSEIYYREMGLTTPIVNFNGAYIHHPKDHNWGVYHTPLQMNVAKEIVEAVNSYTVHNIVAEVIDDVYLHYHDEKLLDIFGFGDPKITTGDLRNYLNDNPTSMLIHTDEEHVKTIRNHLSEVHAEVIDHRRWAAPWHVIEIVKTGLNKAVGLQKAADYFQIPPERIIAFGDEDNDLEMLEFAGYGIAMGNAIDQVKNIANEVTLTNEEDGIGIYLNELLNLKAL
- a CDS encoding alpha/beta fold hydrolase, with the translated sequence MVVIEHKHIKEIPVLELARQEVKGERLPFIIFVHGFTSAKEHNLHYAYLLAEKGFRVVLPDTLFHGERSEGISGSDLNFKLWDIVLNTIAELNIIRNAYEDADLIDQGRIGLVGTSMGGIVTLGALTQFEWVKAAVSLMGMPYYEKFAQLQLDELKKNNIKIPLSNEELADLLGTLRERDLSLQPEKLGGRPLMFWHGKKDPVVPYSYTYQFYETIQSLYSESPENLMFISDEQAGHKVSREGLLETVKWFDEHL